Below is a window of Halogeometricum rufum DNA.
GTCGGCGGTCCGTCCGTCGTGCCCCCGGTCCGGCCGCGTCAGTCGTCCGCCGCGGCGCCCGGCCGCCGTTCGATTCGGCCGTCGGTCCCGCTCTCGACGCCGAAATCGCGGGCGTAGGCGGCGAGCACTTCGTACTGGATGTCGCCCTCGGCCGCCCGGTGTCGCGCCTCGATGGTCGGGAACTCGTGGTCGGTGTGCAGGACGTAGTCGGAGGTGGCGACGGTGTACGTCGCGTCGGGGTCCACCGAGTCGCCGCCGACGCGCGCGGACACCACCTCGCGGGCGTCGTCGTCCCAGACGAGTTCGACGCCGCTGAGGTGGCCCTGCCACCAGTGGGACTCTCCGAAGTCCACCGTCGCCGCGGCGCACTCGCCGAGGACGGCCAGCAGTTCCGCGCCGGTGAGTTCGGCGACGACGACGTGCTCCTCGAAGGGGATGACGCTCACGAGGTCCGCGACGGTCACCTCGCCGTGAAGCGGCGGTCCGTTCCGAATGCCCCCGCTGTTCTGCAGGCCCACGTCGGCGTCCATCGACCAGCGGTAGGCGTCGGCGACGAAGTTCCCGACGGCGCACTCCCCGCCGAACACCGTCTCCTCGGACCGGTCGAGGGGAGCGTCGGCGACGGCGACCACCTCGTCCAACTCGGCCGCCTCGACGCGGCCGCGAAGCGCTTCGGTCAGGTCCTCGTGGACGGGCGCGTCGGCCGTCTCGTGGCGCGTCGCCGTCGGTCCGTCGCCCGACTGCGGGTCGCCCAGTGCCACCTCGAAGACGACGTGGCCGTTCGCGCCGGGGCGGAGGACCAGCGTGTCGTGGACGTACTCGTGACGCTCCGAGTGGACGTGGCCGCCGAGAATCACGTCGGCCTCGACGCGTCTCGCGAGTTCGTCGTCGCCGCCGCCGAGGTGCGAGAGGACGACGACGTGGTCGACGCCCGCCGCGCGGAGACGGTCGACGGCGTCGGCGG
It encodes the following:
- a CDS encoding bifunctional metallophosphatase/5'-nucleotidase, yielding MPRLLHYSDIENVYDDPVRAGRFAGCVRALDGPDALVCGTGDTTSPGVLALVERGRQSLDLFDAVDADFDTFGNHDFDYGPDATRGVVADSPQTWVSANVRDEDGGPFAPDHVVPHAVREVDGARVGLVGVTDPATPSLNPMAATLTFADPYEAAADAVDRLRAAGVDHVVVLSHLGGGDDELARRVEADVILGGHVHSERHEYVHDTLVLRPGANGHVVFEVALGDPQSGDGPTATRHETADAPVHEDLTEALRGRVEAAELDEVVAVADAPLDRSEETVFGGECAVGNFVADAYRWSMDADVGLQNSGGIRNGPPLHGEVTVADLVSVIPFEEHVVVAELTGAELLAVLGECAAATVDFGESHWWQGHLSGVELVWDDDAREVVSARVGGDSVDPDATYTVATSDYVLHTDHEFPTIEARHRAAEGDIQYEVLAAYARDFGVESGTDGRIERRPGAAADD